A section of the Rhodospirillales bacterium genome encodes:
- the ssb gene encoding single-stranded DNA-binding protein, which translates to MMAGSVNKVMLIGNLGRDPEVKTMQNGGKVCNLSVATSESWKDKATGERKEKTEWHRVVVFNENIINVCENYLKKGAKVYVEGQLETRKWTDQSGQEKYSTEVVLRPFRGELTMLDSRSGAAGNDNGNYDQRPQQQAAGGGAGGGNWQSPKGGNDFEDDIPF; encoded by the coding sequence ATCATGGCAGGCAGCGTCAACAAGGTGATGTTGATCGGTAATCTGGGTCGCGACCCGGAGGTCAAGACGATGCAAAACGGCGGCAAGGTGTGCAACCTGTCCGTCGCGACGTCGGAAAGCTGGAAGGACAAGGCGACCGGCGAACGCAAGGAAAAAACCGAATGGCATCGCGTCGTGGTGTTTAACGAGAACATCATCAACGTCTGTGAAAATTACCTGAAAAAAGGCGCCAAGGTTTACGTCGAGGGCCAATTGGAAACCCGCAAATGGACCGATCAGTCGGGTCAGGAAAAATACTCGACCGAGGTCGTCCTGCGTCCGTTCCGTGGCGAGCTGACGATGCTCGACAGCCGCAGCGGCGCTGCCGGTAACGACAACGGCAATTACGATCAACGCCCGCAGCAACAGGCCGCCGGTGGTGGCGCGGGGGGCGGAAACTGGCAATCACCCAAAGGGGGAAACGACTTTGAAGACGACATTCCGTTCTAA
- a CDS encoding DUF2059 domain-containing protein gives MKTTFRSKLFALLALLLLAFAGAAYATSPESPPGGAVTTERLALAKKYIADVPVEAEVRAAIEQMSNMVAPDQRALYSSLAGGIDYAKLREAAELAVAQIFTDKEIQAMIDFYGSPEGKSIQTKMPQYESKMQPVMEQVLRGFVEKLQANNVMVSQTPQ, from the coding sequence TTGAAGACGACATTCCGTTCTAAGCTTTTTGCGCTGCTCGCGCTTTTGCTTCTCGCATTCGCCGGGGCGGCGTACGCGACCTCGCCCGAATCGCCTCCTGGTGGTGCCGTCACGACCGAACGTCTGGCGCTGGCGAAGAAATACATCGCCGACGTGCCAGTGGAAGCCGAGGTCCGCGCCGCGATCGAACAGATGTCCAATATGGTCGCGCCGGACCAGCGCGCGCTGTATTCCTCGCTCGCTGGCGGCATCGACTACGCCAAATTGCGCGAGGCAGCGGAGCTTGCCGTGGCCCAGATCTTCACTGATAAGGAAATTCAGGCGATGATCGACTTTTACGGATCGCCCGAAGGCAAATCGATCCAGACCAAGATGCCGCAATACGAAAGCAAGATGCAGCCCGTGATGGAACAGGTCCTACGCGGCTTTGTTGAAAAGCTTCAGGCCAACAACGTCATGGTGTCGCAAACGCCTCAGTAA
- the uvrA gene encoding excinuclease ABC subunit UvrA, giving the protein MKSITVRGAREHNLKNVTIEMPRDRLIVITGLSGSGKSSLAFDTIYAEGQRRYVESLSAYARQFLEMMQKPDVDSIDGLSPAISIEQKTTSRNPRSTVGTVTEIYDYMRLLWARIGVPYSPATGLPIESQSASQMVDAIKKMGDGARLYIAAPIVRGRKGEYKKELSELRAKGFQRAKIDGKLVELDTIPTLDKKYKHDISIVVDRLVLKSDIGNRLADSIETALRLADGLVIVENADTGVETLFSEKFACPVSGFTIAEIEPRLFSFNSPHGACPVCDGLGEKMLMDEGLIVPDPKKSLAKGAIEPWSKSFAPFYMQALEGVAKHYKFRTDVPWEKLKPEHRDIVLYGSGDQPIKITYHSKTESTWASNKPFEGVIPSLQRRLLETESDNAREEISRYQRSAPCDACNGARLKPEALAVKINGMNISQTAEMSIEDACDWFGKLPKKLGAKQNEIAARILKEINERLTFLMNVGLDYLTLSRASGTLSGGESQRIRLASQIGSGLTGVLYVLDEPSIGLHQRDNNRLLETLRRLRDLGNTVLVVEHDEDAIRAADYLIDMGPGAGVHGGQVVAAGRPEQVLAAKNSLTADYMTGRKSIPVPSVRRKGRAKQAVSVRGATGNNLKNVGVDIPLGIFTCVTGVSGSGKSTLVLDTLYRAIAREWNESGEAPAPHKDIKGLEFIDKIIDIDQSPIGRTPRSNPATYTGAFTPIRDWFAGLPEAKARGYGPGRFSFNVKGGRCETCQGDGVIRIEMHFLPDVYVTCDACHGKRYNRETLEVKYREKSISDVLDMTIEEAAQFFKAVPAIRTKMETLQDVGLGYVQVGQAATTLSGGEAQRVKLAKELARRSTGKTLYILDEPTTGLHFDDVRKLLEVLHALVDQGNTVLVIEHNLDVIKTADWIIDMGPEGGTRGGQIVATGTPEDIAATRESHTGAFLKPVLAAGKPRKSA; this is encoded by the coding sequence ATGAAATCCATCACCGTCCGCGGCGCGCGCGAACATAACCTGAAAAACGTCACGATCGAAATGCCGCGCGACCGGCTGATCGTGATCACCGGCCTGTCCGGGTCGGGCAAGTCCTCGCTGGCCTTCGATACCATCTATGCCGAAGGTCAACGCCGCTATGTCGAAAGTCTGTCGGCCTATGCCCGCCAGTTTCTTGAAATGATGCAAAAGCCGGACGTCGATTCCATCGACGGCCTTTCGCCGGCCATTTCGATCGAACAAAAGACCACCAGCCGCAACCCGCGTTCGACCGTCGGCACGGTGACCGAGATATACGACTACATGCGCCTTTTATGGGCGCGCATCGGCGTGCCCTATTCTCCGGCCACCGGTCTGCCCATTGAAAGCCAGTCGGCAAGCCAGATGGTGGACGCGATCAAAAAAATGGGCGATGGCGCACGGCTTTACATCGCGGCTCCTATCGTGCGCGGACGTAAAGGGGAATACAAAAAGGAATTGAGCGAATTGCGCGCCAAGGGATTCCAGCGCGCAAAAATCGACGGCAAACTGGTTGAACTCGATACCATTCCGACCCTCGATAAAAAATACAAACACGACATCTCAATCGTGGTCGACCGTCTGGTGCTGAAATCCGACATTGGCAACCGTCTGGCCGACAGTATTGAAACCGCGCTGCGGCTGGCCGACGGGCTGGTGATTGTCGAAAACGCCGATACGGGCGTGGAAACCCTGTTTTCAGAAAAATTTGCCTGCCCCGTATCCGGCTTTACCATCGCGGAGATCGAGCCGCGTCTGTTCTCCTTCAACTCGCCGCACGGTGCGTGCCCCGTCTGCGACGGTCTGGGCGAAAAAATGCTGATGGACGAGGGGCTGATCGTCCCTGATCCCAAAAAATCACTGGCCAAGGGCGCGATCGAGCCGTGGTCGAAAAGCTTCGCGCCTTTTTACATGCAGGCGCTGGAAGGTGTGGCCAAACACTACAAATTCCGCACCGACGTGCCGTGGGAAAAACTCAAACCCGAACACCGCGACATCGTTCTGTATGGTTCCGGCGACCAGCCCATCAAGATCACGTATCACAGCAAGACCGAAAGCACATGGGCCAGCAACAAGCCGTTCGAGGGCGTAATCCCTTCGCTGCAACGCCGCCTGCTGGAAACCGAAAGCGACAACGCGCGCGAGGAAATCAGCCGTTATCAACGCTCCGCCCCTTGTGACGCATGCAACGGCGCGCGCCTGAAGCCTGAGGCGCTGGCGGTAAAAATCAACGGCATGAATATTTCCCAGACCGCCGAAATGTCGATCGAGGACGCCTGCGACTGGTTCGGCAAGCTGCCGAAAAAACTGGGCGCCAAACAAAACGAAATCGCCGCGCGGATTTTAAAGGAAATCAACGAACGCCTGACCTTCTTGATGAATGTGGGGCTGGATTACCTGACTCTTTCACGCGCATCGGGTACGCTTTCCGGCGGCGAAAGCCAGCGTATCCGGCTCGCCAGCCAGATTGGGTCGGGCTTGACCGGCGTGCTGTATGTGCTCGACGAACCTTCCATCGGCCTGCACCAACGCGACAACAACCGGCTGCTGGAAACGCTGCGCCGCCTGCGCGATCTAGGTAATACGGTGCTGGTCGTCGAACATGACGAGGACGCGATCCGCGCCGCCGACTATTTGATCGACATGGGGCCGGGCGCAGGCGTGCATGGCGGGCAGGTCGTGGCCGCCGGGCGGCCCGAACAGGTGCTGGCCGCCAAAAACAGCCTGACCGCCGATTACATGACCGGGCGAAAATCCATCCCCGTGCCGTCCGTTCGCCGCAAGGGCAGGGCGAAACAGGCGGTTTCAGTGCGCGGCGCGACCGGCAACAACCTCAAAAACGTCGGCGTGGATATTCCATTGGGGATTTTCACCTGCGTGACCGGGGTTTCAGGGTCCGGCAAATCGACGCTGGTGCTCGATACGCTTTACCGCGCCATCGCCCGCGAATGGAACGAAAGTGGCGAGGCGCCGGCCCCGCACAAGGACATCAAAGGCCTGGAATTCATCGACAAGATCATCGACATCGACCAGTCGCCCATCGGCCGGACGCCGCGTTCCAACCCCGCCACCTATACCGGCGCCTTCACGCCGATCCGTGATTGGTTCGCGGGCCTGCCGGAGGCCAAGGCGCGCGGTTACGGTCCCGGGCGTTTTTCCTTCAACGTCAAGGGCGGGCGTTGTGAAACCTGTCAGGGCGACGGTGTGATTCGCATCGAAATGCACTTCTTGCCCGATGTCTACGTCACCTGCGATGCCTGCCATGGCAAGCGCTATAACCGTGAAACGCTGGAAGTCAAATACCGCGAAAAATCCATCAGCGACGTTCTGGATATGACGATCGAGGAAGCGGCGCAATTCTTCAAGGCCGTCCCCGCCATCCGTACAAAAATGGAAACGTTGCAGGATGTGGGGCTTGGCTATGTTCAGGTGGGACAGGCGGCGACGACCCTTTCGGGAGGCGAGGCGCAACGCGTCAAACTGGCCAAGGAACTGGCCCGCCGCTCGACAGGCAAGACACTCTACATCCTTGACGAACCGACCACCGGACTGCATTTCGACGACGTGCGCAAACTGCTTGAGGTGCTGCACGCGCTGGTCGATCAGGGTAATACCGTACTGGTGATCGAACACAATCTGGACGTCATCAAGACGGCGGACTGGATCATCGACATGGGACCGGAGGGCGGAACACGCGGCGGACAAATCGTCGCCACCGGCACGCCGGAGGATATCGCCGCCACACGCGAAAGCCATACCGGAGCATTCCTGAAACCCGTGCTCGCCGCTGGAAAGCCCCGTAAATCTGCGTAA
- a CDS encoding UDP-glucose/GDP-mannose dehydrogenase family protein, translating into MKLTIFGSGYVGLVTGACLADIGHNVMCVDRDAAKIEALLKGDVPIYEPGLDEKIAVNARAGRLHFTTDAQKGVDHGRVIFIAVGTPPDEDGSADITAVLAVAKTVATYMTEPKLVVNKSTVPVGSADQVTQVIKQSLDAQGKTIAFGVASNPEFLKEGNAIEDFEKPDRIVVGVSTQESADLLREIYAPFNRRSDRMIEMDVRSAELTKYAANAMLATKISFMNELSNVADAVGADIEQVRIGIGSDARIGYHFIYPGAGYGGSCFPKDVKALAAIARRAGVPAVLTEAVEDVNERQKHVLVDKILRHFKGRDLAGKTFALWGLAFKPATDDMREAPSRTIMESLWAKGANIRAYDPKAMEEAARIYGSRPELTLCDRALDALDGADGLIVVTEWKEFMAIDTDELKSRMRELAVFDGRNIYDPRRMKAQGIAYYGIGRAA; encoded by the coding sequence ATGAAGCTCACGATTTTCGGTTCTGGATATGTTGGGCTTGTGACCGGTGCGTGCCTGGCTGACATTGGTCATAACGTTATGTGCGTCGATCGCGACGCGGCCAAGATCGAAGCGCTGCTCAAGGGCGATGTCCCGATCTACGAACCCGGCCTTGATGAAAAGATTGCCGTCAATGCGCGCGCGGGCCGGCTGCATTTCACCACCGATGCGCAAAAAGGCGTTGATCATGGCCGCGTGATTTTTATTGCCGTAGGCACCCCGCCGGACGAGGACGGATCGGCCGACATCACCGCGGTGCTGGCCGTGGCGAAAACCGTCGCGACCTATATGACCGAGCCCAAGCTGGTGGTGAACAAATCGACGGTGCCCGTGGGCAGCGCCGATCAGGTGACGCAGGTGATCAAACAATCATTGGATGCACAGGGAAAAACAATCGCTTTTGGCGTTGCCTCCAACCCGGAATTCCTGAAGGAAGGCAACGCGATCGAGGATTTTGAAAAACCCGACCGCATCGTCGTCGGCGTTTCAACGCAGGAAAGCGCCGACCTGCTGCGCGAAATTTACGCGCCATTCAACCGCCGCTCCGACCGCATGATCGAAATGGACGTGCGTTCGGCGGAATTGACCAAATACGCGGCCAACGCAATGCTGGCGACCAAGATCAGCTTTATGAACGAACTCTCCAACGTTGCCGATGCGGTGGGGGCCGACATCGAACAGGTGCGCATTGGCATTGGTTCGGATGCGCGTATCGGGTACCACTTCATCTATCCCGGCGCCGGCTATGGCGGGTCGTGCTTCCCCAAGGACGTCAAGGCACTGGCCGCCATCGCGCGCCGCGCAGGCGTGCCCGCCGTTCTGACGGAGGCGGTGGAAGACGTGAACGAGCGCCAGAAACATGTGCTGGTCGATAAAATTCTGCGCCATTTCAAAGGCCGCGATCTGGCGGGCAAGACCTTCGCGCTATGGGGGCTTGCCTTCAAGCCCGCGACCGACGACATGCGCGAAGCGCCAAGCCGCACCATCATGGAATCCTTGTGGGCCAAGGGCGCGAACATACGCGCCTACGATCCCAAGGCGATGGAGGAGGCTGCGCGTATCTACGGCAGCCGGCCTGAACTGACACTGTGCGATCGCGCGCTTGACGCGCTGGACGGCGCCGACGGGCTGATCGTCGTGACCGAGTGGAAGGAATTCATGGCCATCGACACGGACGAACTGAAATCAAGGATGCGCGAACTTGCCGTTTTCGACGGGCGCAACATTTATGACCCAAGGCGTATGAAGGCACAGGGCATCGCATATTACGGGATCGGCCGCGCCGCCTGA
- a CDS encoding nucleoside deaminase — protein sequence MTYQAHEVYMRRAYEQALKGYHEGGCPIGGVLVDNETGEVLGEGHNALVQEGNPIIHGEMAAMRAAGRMKSRRKTTMYTTLSPCMMCTGTILQFKIERVVVGDTTNSSGNEKLLRERGVEVIEINDPDCIALCAKFKDEKPDLWLEDWGGA from the coding sequence ATGACCTATCAGGCCCACGAAGTGTATATGCGCCGCGCCTATGAGCAAGCCCTCAAAGGCTATCACGAGGGTGGCTGCCCCATCGGTGGCGTGCTGGTGGACAATGAAACCGGCGAAGTTTTGGGCGAGGGGCATAACGCGCTGGTCCAGGAAGGCAATCCGATCATCCACGGCGAAATGGCCGCGATGCGCGCGGCGGGCCGCATGAAATCCCGCCGCAAGACCACCATGTACACGACGCTCAGCCCCTGCATGATGTGTACGGGCACGATTCTTCAGTTCAAGATCGAACGCGTGGTGGTGGGCGATACCACCAATTCATCGGGCAACGAAAAGCTGCTGCGCGAACGCGGCGTCGAGGTGATCGAAATAAACGATCCCGATTGCATCGCCCTGTGTGCCAAATTCAAGGACGAAAAGCCCGATCTGTGGCTGGAGGACTGGGGCGGAGCATAA
- a CDS encoding dihydrolipoyl dehydrogenase: MSEKSYDVIVIGAGPGGYVCAIRAAQLGMKVAVVEKRATLGGTCLNVGCIPSKALLSASEKYEAAGHHFADMGINVAGVKIDLPKMMAFKSGVVSDNTKGIEFLFKKNKIDWLKGEGTIPAAGQVKVGGETYAAKHIVIATGSDVAPLRGIEIDEKRIVSSTGALVLEKVPEHLVVIGAGVIGLELGTVWRRLGAKVTVIEYLDRILPGMDLETAKAAQRILEKQGMTFKLASKVTGAENGKKGVILSVEPAAGGKAETITGDVVLVAVGRRPHTDSLGLEQAGVKLDDRGRVDVDAHFQTSVPGIYAIGDVIRGAMLAHKAEDEGVVLAEILAGQSGHIDYDAIPGVVYTWPEIASVGKTEEQLKEAGIAYKSGKFPFMANGRARAMAATDGFVKILADAKTDRVLGVHILGPEAGTMIAECVLAMEFGASAEDIARTCHAHPTLNEVVKEAALAVDGRPLHI, translated from the coding sequence ATGTCTGAAAAATCCTACGATGTCATCGTCATCGGCGCCGGCCCCGGCGGTTATGTCTGCGCCATTCGCGCGGCCCAGTTGGGCATGAAGGTCGCCGTCGTCGAAAAACGCGCGACTTTGGGCGGCACCTGCCTGAACGTGGGCTGCATTCCATCCAAGGCGCTGCTTTCCGCGTCCGAGAAATACGAGGCGGCAGGGCATCATTTCGCCGACATGGGCATCAACGTCGCGGGTGTGAAAATCGATCTGCCAAAAATGATGGCTTTTAAATCCGGCGTCGTTTCCGACAACACCAAGGGCATCGAATTCCTGTTCAAAAAGAACAAGATCGACTGGCTGAAAGGGGAAGGGACCATCCCCGCCGCAGGGCAGGTCAAGGTCGGCGGCGAAACCTATGCCGCGAAACATATCGTCATCGCCACCGGCTCCGACGTTGCGCCCTTGCGCGGGATCGAGATCGACGAAAAACGCATCGTGTCCTCGACCGGCGCGCTGGTATTGGAAAAAGTGCCGGAGCATCTGGTGGTGATCGGCGCGGGTGTGATCGGGCTTGAGCTTGGGACCGTCTGGCGCAGGCTGGGCGCGAAGGTGACGGTGATCGAATATCTCGACCGCATCCTGCCCGGCATGGACCTTGAAACGGCCAAGGCCGCCCAGCGCATCCTTGAAAAACAGGGCATGACCTTCAAACTGGCCAGCAAGGTCACGGGCGCCGAAAACGGCAAAAAGGGTGTTATTTTAAGCGTCGAACCCGCCGCGGGCGGCAAGGCCGAAACCATTACCGGCGACGTCGTTCTGGTCGCCGTGGGGCGCAGACCGCATACCGACAGCCTTGGTCTTGAACAAGCGGGCGTGAAACTGGACGATCGCGGCCGGGTGGATGTCGATGCGCATTTTCAAACCAGCGTGCCGGGCATCTACGCCATCGGCGACGTCATCCGCGGCGCGATGCTGGCCCACAAGGCCGAGGACGAGGGCGTGGTTCTGGCCGAAATTCTGGCGGGGCAAAGCGGCCATATCGATTACGACGCCATTCCGGGCGTGGTCTATACATGGCCCGAAATCGCCAGCGTCGGTAAAACCGAGGAACAGCTTAAAGAGGCGGGCATCGCCTATAAATCCGGCAAATTTCCCTTCATGGCCAATGGCCGCGCGCGCGCCATGGCCGCGACCGACGGCTTCGTCAAGATTCTGGCCGACGCCAAAACCGACCGCGTGCTTGGCGTCCACATTCTGGGGCCGGAGGCCGGAACGATGATCGCCGAATGCGTGCTGGCCATGGAATTCGGCGCCTCGGCCGAGGATATCGCCCGCACCTGCCACGCGCACCCCACGCTGAACGAAGTGGTCAAGGAAGCTGCGCTGGCCGTCGACGGCCGCCCGCTGCATATCTAG
- a CDS encoding DUF484 family protein has product MMTETKTPADSLKEKDILAWLKANPHFLQRHPDVLEHMHPPKEDMGKGVADFQHYMVERLKRDRDAITETTRDLIEVSRVNMNSVTRIQQATLKLLEARNFIQFIQAITMDLATILDVDVAVLVVESNGNDIPNIHASGIRVVPAGTIAQWMQGKTALLQGDIEGTEAIYGGAARLVRSQSVLRVDISMQTPPAVLCFGSRDPEMFRDGQGTELVSFLARVVERMFRLWLDIPA; this is encoded by the coding sequence ATGATGACCGAAACAAAAACACCCGCCGATAGCCTCAAGGAAAAAGACATCCTCGCCTGGCTCAAGGCCAACCCCCATTTTCTCCAGCGCCACCCCGACGTGCTTGAACACATGCACCCGCCCAAGGAGGACATGGGCAAGGGCGTCGCCGATTTTCAGCATTACATGGTCGAACGCCTGAAGCGCGACCGCGATGCCATCACCGAAACGACCCGCGACCTGATCGAGGTCAGCCGCGTCAACATGAACAGCGTCACCCGCATCCAGCAGGCGACCCTGAAACTGCTGGAAGCCCGCAATTTCATCCAGTTCATTCAGGCCATCACCATGGATCTTGCGACGATTTTGGATGTCGACGTGGCGGTATTGGTGGTCGAAAGCAACGGGAACGACATTCCAAACATCCACGCCTCCGGCATCCGGGTGGTGCCCGCCGGCACCATCGCCCAGTGGATGCAGGGCAAAACCGCGCTTTTGCAAGGCGACATTGAAGGAACGGAAGCGATATACGGCGGCGCCGCGCGTCTTGTCCGTTCACAGTCCGTTTTGCGCGTCGATATTTCGATGCAGACGCCCCCGGCGGTACTTTGCTTCGGTTCCCGCGATCCGGAAATGTTCCGCGACGGACAGGGGACGGAGCTTGTGTCCTTCCTCGCGCGCGTTGTCGAACGCATGTTTCGGCTGTGGCTGGATATCCCGGCCTAG
- a CDS encoding tyrosine recombinase XerC yields the protein MAGYPGLEGFAAPDLQDAVAAWLSALETERHLSRHTLRAYQGDIHRFLTYLAAHLGEPVALRHIADAPLRDFRGYLSRRAMDGAGNTSRARALSSLRTFFKWLDKGGILHNPALRLMSAPKTPHKIPRPMEVARIFEMLDALDDGEWTDLRDRALFGLLYGSGLRIGEGLSLSLHDIDTCGDTLRITGKGRKQREVPLIVPSRRLIERYRAACPMPETPERPLFVGTRGRCLNPGMAQKHMRVLRAGLGLGEAVTPHALRHSYATHLLGEGMNLREIQELLGHASLSTTQRYTEVDYKQLLETFKKAHPRAESR from the coding sequence GTGGCTGGATATCCCGGCCTAGAGGGGTTTGCCGCCCCGGACCTTCAGGATGCGGTCGCCGCGTGGCTTTCCGCGCTTGAAACCGAACGCCACCTTTCGCGCCATACCCTGCGCGCCTATCAAGGCGACATTCACCGCTTTCTGACCTACCTTGCCGCCCATCTGGGCGAGCCCGTCGCCCTGCGCCATATCGCCGACGCGCCCTTGCGTGATTTTCGCGGCTATCTTTCGCGCCGCGCGATGGACGGCGCGGGCAATACTTCCCGCGCGCGCGCGCTTTCGTCCCTGCGCACGTTCTTCAAATGGCTCGATAAAGGCGGCATCCTGCACAACCCCGCGCTGCGCCTGATGTCCGCCCCCAAAACCCCGCACAAGATTCCCCGCCCGATGGAGGTCGCGCGGATATTCGAAATGCTCGACGCGCTGGACGACGGCGAATGGACTGATTTGCGCGACCGCGCCTTGTTCGGTCTGCTTTACGGTTCCGGCCTGCGCATCGGCGAGGGGCTGTCGCTAAGCCTTCACGACATCGACACCTGCGGCGATACGCTGCGCATCACCGGCAAGGGCAGAAAACAGCGCGAGGTGCCGTTGATCGTCCCCTCCCGCCGCCTGATCGAACGTTACCGCGCCGCCTGCCCGATGCCGGAAACGCCGGAAAGGCCGCTATTCGTCGGCACGCGCGGCCGATGCCTGAACCCCGGCATGGCGCAAAAACATATGCGCGTCCTGCGCGCCGGCCTTGGCCTTGGCGAGGCCGTGACGCCCCACGCCCTGCGCCATTCCTATGCCACCCATCTGCTGGGGGAAGGGATGAATTTGCGCGAAATTCAGGAACTTCTGGGCCATGCCAGCCTGTCCACCACCCAGCGTTATACCGAGGTCGATTACAAACAATTGCTGGAAACGTTCAAAAAGGCGCATCCGCGCGCGGAAAGCCGGTAA
- the kdsA gene encoding 3-deoxy-8-phosphooctulonate synthase: MEKPVKKVSVGDVDFANDKPFSLLAGPCALESRAHAFDMAGKIKEICGKLGIGVVYKTSFDKANRSSISSARGIGLDEALTIFADIKQQLGMPVMTDVHEPWQCAEAAKAVDILQIPAFLCRQTDLLIAAGKTGKAINVKKGQFLAPWDMKNVAAKIASTGNENILLCERGASFGYNTLVSDMRALPVMAETGYPVIFDATHSVQQPGGLGTTSGGDRRMVPVLARAAVAVGVAGVFMETHQDPDKAPSDGPNMVKLADFEGVIETLLEIDRLVKPRLARAA; encoded by the coding sequence ATGGAAAAACCCGTTAAAAAAGTCAGCGTCGGCGATGTCGATTTCGCCAACGACAAACCCTTCAGCCTGCTGGCCGGCCCCTGCGCGCTGGAATCGCGCGCCCACGCCTTTGACATGGCCGGAAAGATCAAGGAAATTTGCGGAAAACTTGGCATCGGCGTGGTCTACAAGACCTCGTTCGACAAGGCCAACCGCTCGTCCATTTCCTCCGCCCGCGGCATCGGACTGGACGAGGCACTGACCATATTCGCCGACATCAAACAGCAACTGGGCATGCCGGTGATGACCGACGTGCACGAACCCTGGCAATGCGCCGAAGCCGCGAAGGCGGTCGATATCCTGCAAATCCCGGCCTTTCTGTGCCGCCAGACGGACCTTTTGATCGCGGCGGGCAAGACCGGCAAGGCGATCAACGTCAAGAAAGGCCAGTTTTTGGCCCCTTGGGACATGAAGAACGTCGCGGCCAAAATCGCCTCGACCGGCAATGAAAATATCCTGCTGTGCGAACGCGGCGCATCCTTTGGCTATAACACTCTGGTCTCCGACATGCGTGCGCTGCCGGTCATGGCCGAAACCGGCTATCCGGTGATTTTCGACGCCACCCATTCGGTGCAACAGCCGGGCGGCCTTGGCACGACATCCGGCGGCGACCGGCGCATGGTGCCTGTGCTGGCGCGCGCGGCGGTGGCCGTGGGCGTCGCGGGCGTCTTCATGGAAACCCATCAGGACCCGGACAAGGCCCCGTCGGACGGGCCGAACATGGTCAAGCTCGCCGATTTTGAAGGCGTGATCGAAACACTTTTGGAAATCGACCGGCTGGTCAAGCCGCGTCTGGCAAGGGCCGCATGA